In one window of Mus pahari chromosome 3, PAHARI_EIJ_v1.1, whole genome shotgun sequence DNA:
- the Depdc7 gene encoding DEP domain-containing protein 7 isoform X1, translating into MATVREKAAALNLSALHSPAQRPPGFSVAQKPFGATYVWSSIINTLQTQVEVKKRRHHLKRHNDCFVGSEAVDVIYSHLTQNKFFGDVDIPRAKVVRVCQALMDYKVFEAVQTRVFGKDKKPTFEDSSCSLYRFTTIPSQDNQLGYENKVHSPSRYSDASLMSSDIKSDSLEDLWENLSLKPADSPHIHNSTRLSPQVINEVWQEETIGRLLQLVDLPFLDSLLKQQEVVPKAPQSKRQPDMVNTSNYLDRGILRAYGDSQEDEWISAAIDCLEYLPDQMVVDISRNFPEQADRTDLVKGLLFDAIGKYYSTREPLLNHLYDVHNGIAELLVNGKTEMALEATQLFLKLLDPQNREEFRRLLYFMAVAADPLEFKLQEESDNRMVVKRVFSKAIVNNKNVSKGKTDLLVLFLMDHQKDVFKIPATLHKIVSVKLLAIQKGRDPNKDTGYIYCQRIDESEYPSSTKKKTKDQLLSLLKTIDEDSKLSAKEKKKLLGQFHKNHPDIFTEYFGD; encoded by the exons GTTTCAGTGTGGCCCAGAAGCCGTTCGGAGCCACGTACGTGTGGAGCAGCATTATAAACACCCTTCAAACCCAGGTGGAAGTGAAGAAGCGAAGGCACCACTTAAAACGGCACAACGACTGCTTCGTAGGCTCGGAAGCTGTGGACGTCATTTACTCACACTTAACTCAGAATAAATTCTTTGGTGATGTCGATATTCCTCGGGCCAAAGTGGTGCGAGTGTGTCAAGCACTTATGGACTACAAAGTATTTGAAGCCGTTCAAACCAGAGTCTTTGGAAAAGACAAGAAGCCTACATTTGAAGATAGCAGTTGCAGCCTTTATAGATTCACAACAATACCTAGTCAGGATAATCAATTAGGCTATGAGAACAAAGTACACTCGCCTTCCAG GTACTCAGATGCATCGCTTATGTCATCTGATATCAAGTCGGACAGTTTGGAGGACCTGTGGGAGAACCTGAGTCTCAAGCCTGCCGACTCCCCTCACATACATAACTCTACCAGGCTGTCTCCTCAAG TTATCAATGAAGTGTGGCAAGAGGAGACGATTGGACGGCTGCTGCAACTTGTCGACCTTCCATTTCTTGACTCCTTGCTCAAACAGCAAGAGGTTGTACCTAAAGCCCCTCAGTCTAAGAGACAGCCTGACATGGTCAACACCAGTAACTATCTGGATCGAGGAATTCTCAGGGCCTATGGTGACTCTCA GGAAGATGAATGGATCTCTGCAGCCATTGACTGCTTGGAATATCTTCCCGACCAGATGGTTGTGGATATAAGCAGGAACTTTCCTGAGCAAGCAGACAGAACAGACTTAGTGAAGGGACTTCTGTTTGATGCTATTGGCAAATATTATAGTACTAGGGAGCCTCTGTTAAACCACCTGTATGATGTCCATAATGGGATAGCAGAACTCCTGG TAAATGGGAAGACGGAAATGGCGCTAGAAGCCACGCAGCTGTTTCTGAAGCTTCTGGACCCCCAGAACAGGGAGGAGTTCAGGCGACTGCTTTACTTCATGGCTGTTGCTGCCGATCCCTTGGAATTTAAATTACAGGAAGAA AGTGACAATCGGATGGTAGTGAAACGGGTATTCTCAAAAGctattgtcaacaataaaaatgtatccaAAGGCAAAACCGATCTTCTTGTGCTCTTCTTAATGGATCACCAAAAAGATGTTTTCAAG ATTCCTGCAACTCTACATAAAATTGTCAGTGTTAAGCTTCTGGCCATACAAAAAGGAAGAGATCCCAATAAAGACACAG GCTATATTTATTGCCAGAGAATTGATGAAAGTGAGTATCCTAGCagtacaaagaagaaaaccaaagatcAACTGTTGAGCTTACTAAAGACTATTGATGAGGATTCAAAACTCTCTgccaaagagaagaagaaactgcTAGGCCAATTCCATAAGAATCATCCAGACATCTTCACTGAGTATTTTGGAGACTGA
- the Depdc7 gene encoding DEP domain-containing protein 7 isoform X2 has protein sequence MATVREKAAALNLSALHSPAQRPPGFSVAQKPFGATYVWSSIINTLQTQVEVKKRRHHLKRHNDCFVGSEAVDVIYSHLTQNKFFGDVDIPRAKVVRVCQALMDYKVFEAVQTRVFGKDKKPTFEDSSCSLYRFTTIPSQDNQLGYENKVHSPSRYSDASLMSSDIKSDSLEDLWENLSLKPADSPHIHNSTRLSPQVINEVWQEETIGRLLQLVDLPFLDSLLKQQEVVPKAPQSKRQPDMVNTSNYLDRGILRAYGDSQEDEWISAAIDCLEYLPDQMVVDISRNFPEQADRTDLVKGLLFDAIGKYYSTREPLLNHLYDVHNGIAELLVNGKTEMALEATQLFLKLLDPQNREEFRRLLYFMAVAADPLEFKLQEESDNRMVVKRVFSKAIVNNKNVSKGKTDLLVLFLMDHQKDVFKIPATLHKIVSVKLLAIQKGRDPNKDTGYSFGLRISN, from the exons GTTTCAGTGTGGCCCAGAAGCCGTTCGGAGCCACGTACGTGTGGAGCAGCATTATAAACACCCTTCAAACCCAGGTGGAAGTGAAGAAGCGAAGGCACCACTTAAAACGGCACAACGACTGCTTCGTAGGCTCGGAAGCTGTGGACGTCATTTACTCACACTTAACTCAGAATAAATTCTTTGGTGATGTCGATATTCCTCGGGCCAAAGTGGTGCGAGTGTGTCAAGCACTTATGGACTACAAAGTATTTGAAGCCGTTCAAACCAGAGTCTTTGGAAAAGACAAGAAGCCTACATTTGAAGATAGCAGTTGCAGCCTTTATAGATTCACAACAATACCTAGTCAGGATAATCAATTAGGCTATGAGAACAAAGTACACTCGCCTTCCAG GTACTCAGATGCATCGCTTATGTCATCTGATATCAAGTCGGACAGTTTGGAGGACCTGTGGGAGAACCTGAGTCTCAAGCCTGCCGACTCCCCTCACATACATAACTCTACCAGGCTGTCTCCTCAAG TTATCAATGAAGTGTGGCAAGAGGAGACGATTGGACGGCTGCTGCAACTTGTCGACCTTCCATTTCTTGACTCCTTGCTCAAACAGCAAGAGGTTGTACCTAAAGCCCCTCAGTCTAAGAGACAGCCTGACATGGTCAACACCAGTAACTATCTGGATCGAGGAATTCTCAGGGCCTATGGTGACTCTCA GGAAGATGAATGGATCTCTGCAGCCATTGACTGCTTGGAATATCTTCCCGACCAGATGGTTGTGGATATAAGCAGGAACTTTCCTGAGCAAGCAGACAGAACAGACTTAGTGAAGGGACTTCTGTTTGATGCTATTGGCAAATATTATAGTACTAGGGAGCCTCTGTTAAACCACCTGTATGATGTCCATAATGGGATAGCAGAACTCCTGG TAAATGGGAAGACGGAAATGGCGCTAGAAGCCACGCAGCTGTTTCTGAAGCTTCTGGACCCCCAGAACAGGGAGGAGTTCAGGCGACTGCTTTACTTCATGGCTGTTGCTGCCGATCCCTTGGAATTTAAATTACAGGAAGAA AGTGACAATCGGATGGTAGTGAAACGGGTATTCTCAAAAGctattgtcaacaataaaaatgtatccaAAGGCAAAACCGATCTTCTTGTGCTCTTCTTAATGGATCACCAAAAAGATGTTTTCAAG ATTCCTGCAACTCTACATAAAATTGTCAGTGTTAAGCTTCTGGCCATACAAAAAGGAAGAGATCCCAATAAAGACACAG